The Acinetobacter sp. GSS19 genome includes a region encoding these proteins:
- the hisS gene encoding histidine--tRNA ligase, with protein MSSIVAIKGFNDILPTQTPAWRRLEQQLASLMDAYGYQQIRLPMVEQTNLFKRSIGDATDIVEKEMYTFLDKGNPPESLTLRPEGTAGCVRAMLEHNLLRGATPRVWYIGPMFRYEKPQKGRYRQFHQFGVETFGVATPDMDAELILMTARLWQRMGVADKVRLELNTLGESDERAAYRAALVEFLTQHKDALDEDSQRRLETNPLRILDSKNERTQQILENAPKLHDFMGEDTLNHFATLQQYLTDAGVEFVINQKLVRGLDYYNKTVFEWTTTHLGSQGTVCAGGRYDGLVGQLKGKADQSVPAVGFAMGMERLLLLLEQVQDNTPVRDCEVFLLADPSYQGKALVLAEQIRNQLEAANSHIRLKAGSQGSLKSQMKKADQSGAIYALILGEREWEAQQLAVKQLATAEQHEVAVAELVPFLIQQLAQ; from the coding sequence ATGAGTTCAATCGTCGCAATCAAAGGTTTTAATGACATTCTGCCAACCCAAACACCGGCATGGAGACGTCTAGAACAGCAACTGGCTTCCCTGATGGATGCCTATGGCTATCAACAAATTCGTTTGCCGATGGTTGAACAGACCAATTTGTTCAAGCGTTCGATTGGGGATGCAACGGATATCGTTGAAAAAGAAATGTACACATTCTTAGATAAAGGTAATCCGCCGGAGTCTTTGACCTTGCGTCCGGAAGGTACTGCAGGCTGTGTACGTGCCATGCTGGAACATAACCTGTTACGTGGTGCAACCCCACGCGTTTGGTATATCGGACCCATGTTCCGTTATGAAAAACCGCAAAAAGGCCGCTATCGTCAGTTTCACCAGTTTGGTGTGGAAACCTTTGGTGTAGCAACACCTGACATGGATGCGGAACTGATCCTGATGACCGCGCGTTTGTGGCAGCGTATGGGTGTGGCAGATAAAGTCCGTCTAGAACTCAATACCTTGGGTGAAAGTGACGAGCGCGCTGCTTATCGTGCAGCCCTAGTTGAATTTTTGACTCAGCATAAAGATGCTTTAGATGAAGATTCACAGCGCCGTCTAGAAACCAATCCATTACGTATTTTGGATTCAAAAAACGAACGTACCCAGCAGATTCTGGAAAATGCACCGAAGCTGCATGATTTTATGGGTGAAGATACCTTAAATCACTTCGCAACCTTGCAGCAGTATTTAACAGATGCCGGTGTTGAGTTCGTGATTAACCAGAAACTGGTGCGTGGTCTAGATTATTACAACAAAACCGTGTTTGAGTGGACTACGACGCATTTAGGTTCACAAGGTACTGTCTGTGCTGGTGGCCGTTATGATGGTTTGGTAGGACAGTTAAAAGGCAAAGCAGATCAATCCGTGCCAGCCGTCGGTTTTGCGATGGGCATGGAGCGTTTGTTGCTTCTGCTCGAACAGGTTCAAGACAATACTCCAGTGCGCGATTGTGAAGTATTCCTATTGGCCGACCCATCTTATCAGGGTAAAGCCCTGGTGTTGGCTGAACAAATCCGCAATCAGTTGGAAGCAGCCAATAGCCATATCCGTCTGAAAGCTGGTTCACAAGGTAGTCTGAAAAGCCAGATGAAAAAAGCGGATCAATCCGGGGCCATTTATGCTCTGATTCTTGGCGAGCGAGAGTGGGAAGCACAGCAACTGGCCGTGAAACAGCTAGCCACTGCGGAGCAGCACGAAGTTGCTGTGGCAGAACTGGTTCCATTCCTCATTCAACAACTTGCACAATAA
- a CDS encoding YfgM family protein — MSALSDAEQLDNLKSFSKKYGSAMVSGVLIALIAFFGWEYWQKKNLAESQKQTAKVQLLMDEANAQAGNKNAFNQLAASADKIVKDTPDSVQALQTQLVLAKAAYEQGDYAHAEKALKRVENSKLDDQGLVQIVKLRLAYAQLAQKKYEEALKTLNDVTDPAFKATAEEARGDVYVAKNDIEGAKKAYQNAWNALLERQQERQILQIKLESVGVLVEDPDIERPVLKTQMDESS; from the coding sequence ATGAGCGCGTTAAGTGATGCTGAGCAACTCGATAATTTGAAATCATTCTCCAAAAAATATGGCTCAGCCATGGTGAGTGGTGTCTTAATTGCGTTGATTGCCTTTTTCGGCTGGGAATATTGGCAGAAAAAAAATCTGGCAGAGTCGCAAAAGCAAACCGCCAAAGTACAATTGTTAATGGATGAGGCAAATGCACAGGCAGGAAATAAAAATGCCTTCAACCAGCTTGCAGCCTCTGCCGACAAAATCGTAAAAGATACGCCAGATTCTGTACAGGCCCTGCAGACTCAGTTGGTTTTGGCGAAAGCTGCTTATGAGCAGGGCGATTATGCACATGCTGAAAAAGCCTTGAAACGTGTAGAAAATTCTAAGCTTGATGATCAGGGCTTGGTACAGATCGTTAAATTGCGTTTAGCTTATGCTCAACTGGCACAAAAAAAATATGAAGAAGCCTTAAAAACATTGAATGACGTCACCGATCCAGCTTTTAAGGCAACCGCTGAAGAAGCGCGTGGTGATGTATATGTCGCAAAAAATGATATTGAAGGTGCAAAAAAAGCCTATCAAAATGCCTGGAATGCGTTACTTGAGCGTCAGCAAGAACGTCAAATTTTACAAATTAAACTCGAAAGTGTCGGCGTTTTAGTAGAAGATCCGGATATTGAACGCCCAGTTTTGAAAACACAAATGGATGAATCTTCATAA
- the bamB gene encoding outer membrane protein assembly factor BamB: MYSKYKIPFALAVLSIALVGCSSNKIKVEEAKPNPLPKLAQSKSLVPIFSHDVSATEQADPLRLQLDVDNGVIFALDPKGEVAAYRGKQRIWEKKVSKRGLSSGVTAAEGLVIVGNQKGQLFALDQASGEQKWQAQLSGALLSPALVQAGRVITLANDGTVFAHDLTTGQQVWAYKLQNAQFSLRGLASPVNLDGRTILVASSNAYVYAIDALSGVPRMQRRVAVNNGRSDIQRLNDIDGDPVVAGRFMVTSSFQGQVTVTDLAAMQVVWSEDASSNKRPEVADNKVFVAKTDGKLVAYDLGTGQLAWENDSLLNRQLSNPVMLGSDLVVGDLDGVLHLLDPNSGQLVGRSKTSGEVRSLRVIDNQLYVSTRKGALSVWQNR, from the coding sequence ATGTATAGCAAATATAAAATTCCATTCGCGCTTGCCGTTTTATCCATTGCGCTCGTAGGTTGTTCGAGCAACAAAATTAAAGTTGAAGAAGCAAAACCGAATCCGTTGCCAAAGCTGGCTCAATCTAAAAGCTTGGTTCCTATTTTTAGCCATGACGTGAGTGCAACAGAACAAGCTGATCCATTGCGCTTGCAGCTGGATGTCGATAATGGTGTGATTTTTGCACTCGATCCGAAAGGTGAAGTGGCTGCCTATCGCGGCAAACAGCGCATCTGGGAAAAGAAAGTCAGCAAACGGGGGCTGAGCTCCGGTGTGACCGCTGCTGAAGGTCTGGTAATTGTTGGCAACCAGAAAGGGCAGTTGTTTGCCTTAGATCAGGCGAGTGGTGAACAAAAATGGCAGGCTCAGCTCTCTGGGGCGTTATTGTCACCTGCACTGGTTCAAGCTGGCCGTGTGATTACTTTAGCGAATGATGGTACAGTCTTTGCACATGACCTGACGACTGGACAGCAAGTTTGGGCTTATAAACTGCAAAATGCACAGTTCAGCCTGCGTGGTTTGGCCTCTCCGGTGAATTTGGATGGTCGAACCATCTTGGTAGCATCTTCGAATGCGTATGTGTACGCGATTGATGCGCTCAGTGGTGTGCCTCGTATGCAGCGTCGTGTAGCAGTCAATAATGGTCGTTCTGATATTCAGCGCCTGAATGATATTGATGGTGATCCTGTGGTAGCAGGACGTTTTATGGTCACCAGCAGTTTCCAGGGGCAAGTCACTGTCACTGACTTAGCGGCGATGCAAGTGGTATGGAGCGAGGATGCCAGCAGTAACAAACGTCCGGAAGTGGCTGATAACAAGGTCTTTGTCGCGAAAACCGATGGCAAGTTGGTGGCTTATGATCTCGGCACAGGCCAATTAGCATGGGAAAACGACAGCCTACTCAACCGACAGCTGAGTAATCCCGTGATGCTGGGTTCTGATCTGGTGGTCGGTGATCTGGATGGGGTATTACATCTGTTGGATCCAAATTCAGGTCAGCTGGTAGGTCGTTCGAAAACCAGCGGTGAAGTACGTTCGTTACGTGTAATTGACAATCAATTGTATGTTTCTACTCGCAAGGGTGCGTTAAGCGTTTGGCAGAACCGTTAA
- the der gene encoding ribosome biogenesis GTPase Der, with protein MKPVIALIGRPNVGKSTLFNQITKSRDALVADFAGLTRDRKYGDAVYQNKSFIVVDTGGIGENEGGIDSYMAEQSKTAIHEADMIIFVVDARAGLLASDEQIARELRTLGKKVFLVANKVDGVHAEAALVEFYKLGMGEPMQVAASHGRGVQQMLEEVLADVPEDENPEEHDKNTGLRLAIIGRPNVGKSTLVNRLLGEERVVAFDQPGTTRDSIYIPFERDGRQYTLIDTAGVRRKGKVDEMIEKFSIVKTLQAMKDAHVVVIVVDAREGIVEQDLHLIGYALEAGRAMVIAINKWDNMSEYDRKQCKLDVERRFDFIPWAKIHLISALHGTGVGEMYPSIHRAYDSSHLKVSPAKLTQILNDATEAHQPPMVSGRRIKMRYAHMGGQNPPTIVIHGNKVDKTPADYRRYLENVFRKVYKLEGTPVRIDFKTSENPFEGRKSQVDERTAARRRRYIQKFKKAEKKFKR; from the coding sequence ATGAAACCCGTAATTGCGCTCATTGGTCGTCCGAACGTCGGAAAATCAACGTTGTTTAACCAGATTACCAAAAGTCGTGATGCACTTGTGGCCGACTTTGCCGGTCTGACCCGTGACCGTAAATATGGTGATGCTGTCTATCAGAATAAGTCATTCATCGTGGTCGATACCGGCGGTATTGGTGAAAATGAAGGGGGTATTGACTCCTATATGGCGGAGCAGTCTAAAACCGCCATTCATGAAGCCGACATGATCATTTTTGTGGTCGATGCCCGTGCTGGACTGCTTGCCTCTGATGAACAGATCGCCCGTGAACTGCGTACTTTAGGTAAAAAAGTTTTTCTGGTCGCCAACAAAGTGGATGGCGTGCATGCAGAAGCTGCACTGGTTGAGTTTTATAAACTCGGTATGGGCGAGCCGATGCAAGTGGCTGCGAGCCATGGCCGCGGTGTACAGCAAATGCTGGAAGAAGTCTTGGCTGATGTGCCTGAAGATGAAAATCCAGAAGAACATGACAAGAACACTGGCTTGCGTCTGGCGATTATTGGTCGTCCAAACGTGGGTAAATCGACGCTGGTGAACCGTCTATTGGGTGAAGAGCGCGTTGTTGCCTTTGACCAGCCGGGAACCACTCGTGACTCAATCTATATTCCTTTTGAGCGTGATGGTCGTCAGTACACCCTGATTGATACTGCAGGTGTGCGCCGTAAAGGTAAAGTGGATGAAATGATTGAGAAATTCTCAATCGTAAAAACCTTGCAGGCGATGAAAGATGCGCATGTGGTGGTGATTGTCGTTGATGCCCGTGAGGGAATTGTCGAGCAGGACTTGCACCTCATTGGTTATGCACTAGAAGCGGGCCGTGCCATGGTGATTGCGATCAACAAATGGGACAATATGTCCGAATATGATCGCAAACAATGTAAGCTCGATGTAGAGCGCCGTTTCGACTTTATTCCATGGGCGAAAATTCACCTGATTTCTGCTTTGCATGGTACCGGTGTCGGCGAGATGTATCCGTCGATTCATCGCGCTTATGATTCTTCACATCTGAAAGTATCACCAGCGAAACTGACCCAGATTTTGAATGATGCCACTGAAGCGCATCAACCACCGATGGTTTCTGGCCGCCGCATTAAAATGCGTTATGCGCATATGGGTGGACAAAACCCACCGACGATTGTTATCCATGGTAACAAGGTAGATAAAACGCCGGCAGACTATCGCCGTTATCTGGAAAACGTGTTCCGTAAAGTTTACAAACTGGAAGGTACACCGGTTCGTATCGATTTCAAAACTTCGGAAAACCCGTTTGAAGGGCGTAAGTCGCAAGTGGATGAGCGTACTGCCGCACGTCGCCGCCGTTATATCCAGAAGTTTAAAAAAGCTGAGAAAAAGTTTAAACGCTAA
- a CDS encoding 4'-phosphopantetheinyl transferase family protein → MLRIDLCALDLIYQPDVSLPRPTMIQQRKQAIYAYRNQCLSQLSGQRVEQDSFANTLHGKPYLKNQILAFNHSHSQQHYALVSSVQHAHVGVDVEDLNRRVRMDALAQHAFHPEEYATWKALDEDRHYWFKVWTTKEAVLKAHGVGIRLSLNELNTQVHPTQDTGQIEHVWLGKVAYQNFVLNQVMLTVAWCLGEGQTESSWPQIELFQH, encoded by the coding sequence ATGCTACGCATTGATCTATGTGCCTTAGACCTAATTTATCAGCCGGATGTATCCTTGCCCCGTCCGACCATGATCCAGCAGCGTAAACAGGCAATTTATGCCTATCGCAACCAATGCTTGAGTCAGTTGAGTGGTCAGCGGGTTGAGCAGGATAGTTTTGCCAATACGCTTCATGGTAAGCCCTATCTGAAAAATCAGATTTTGGCATTTAACCACTCGCATAGCCAGCAGCATTATGCGTTGGTCAGCAGTGTACAGCATGCCCATGTGGGCGTAGACGTTGAGGATCTCAACCGCCGTGTACGGATGGATGCCTTGGCACAGCATGCCTTTCATCCTGAAGAATATGCCACCTGGAAAGCCTTGGATGAGGATCGTCATTACTGGTTTAAGGTTTGGACGACTAAGGAGGCGGTGTTAAAAGCACATGGGGTAGGTATTCGCCTGAGCCTGAATGAACTGAATACCCAAGTGCATCCCACACAAGATACAGGGCAGATTGAGCATGTCTGGTTAGGCAAGGTTGCTTATCAGAACTTTGTGTTGAATCAGGTCATGCTGACAGTTGCCTGGTGTCTTGGGGAGGGGCAAACTGAATCGAGCTGGCCGCAAATCGAATTGTTTCAGCATTAA
- the secF gene encoding protein translocase subunit SecF, producing the protein MMTDVTQAQKAKQYGRPDDERVIDFMKIARPAAILSIILTLASLFFIATKGLNLGLDFTGGISAELNYQKAVNQAEVVQALDKAGFKDAVVQTLGSNTDLIVRMPVQDVKVEDLNNSLNKAIQLPGNTATLHKVDSVGGQVGNELYIRSAGAVALALLLMLVYVTIRFELKMAIGAVLSLFHDIIMTLGIFALMQWPFDLTVLAAVLAVIGFSLNDNIVVSDRIRENFRKIRGAEPREIVNIALTETLRRTIHTSMTLLLVVVAMMVLGGEGLRWFSVAMFVGVFVGTYSSIYIGTAFALWRGLNRQDFIVQVKPEFEDDLP; encoded by the coding sequence ATGATGACTGATGTGACTCAAGCACAAAAAGCCAAACAATATGGTCGCCCAGATGATGAGCGCGTGATTGACTTTATGAAGATTGCTCGCCCTGCGGCAATCCTCTCGATCATTCTGACTTTGGCCAGCCTGTTTTTTATCGCGACCAAAGGTCTAAATTTAGGTCTCGACTTTACTGGCGGTATCTCGGCAGAGCTGAACTACCAAAAGGCTGTCAATCAGGCCGAAGTTGTGCAGGCCTTAGACAAGGCTGGTTTTAAAGATGCTGTGGTGCAAACTCTGGGCAGTAATACCGATCTGATTGTGCGTATGCCAGTGCAGGATGTGAAAGTTGAAGACCTGAACAACAGCTTGAATAAAGCGATCCAATTACCGGGTAATACGGCTACCTTGCATAAGGTGGACTCTGTCGGTGGTCAGGTCGGGAATGAGCTCTATATCCGTTCTGCAGGGGCTGTTGCATTGGCACTATTACTGATGCTGGTATATGTGACCATCCGCTTTGAACTCAAAATGGCGATTGGTGCAGTACTCTCCCTGTTCCACGACATTATCATGACCTTGGGTATTTTTGCCCTGATGCAGTGGCCATTTGACCTAACGGTGTTGGCGGCGGTATTGGCCGTGATCGGTTTCTCGCTCAACGATAACATCGTGGTATCGGATCGTATCCGGGAAAACTTCCGTAAAATTCGTGGTGCTGAACCGCGTGAAATCGTCAATATTGCCTTGACTGAAACCTTACGCCGTACCATTCATACCTCGATGACCCTGTTACTGGTCGTGGTTGCCATGATGGTTCTCGGGGGTGAAGGACTACGCTGGTTCTCCGTCGCGATGTTTGTCGGTGTATTTGTCGGAACCTACTCTTCGATTTATATCGGAACTGCTTTTGCCTTATGGCGTGGCCTGAACCGTCAAGACTTTATCGTGCAAGTCAAACCAGAATTTGAGGATGATTTACCTTAA
- the secD gene encoding protein translocase subunit SecD, which yields MRYPAWKYLLIIVVLVISTLYALPSLYPDEPAVQISGAKAGTQIDQSVVQKAAQILKSENISTHDNSFTNNAALLRLDSTEAQLKAKDALRRGLGENYVVALNLAPTTPEWLQKIGAKPMKLGLDLRGGVHFLLEVDMDKAIQQRLETSATDLRRQLRDNKIKFNSLSLNNNAITVQFANNADRTAAMDFLRSNGNEFTQQALATANGSMLKLTYSDVRKQEIQSYAVNQNLTTLRNRINELGVAEALVQTQGSNRIVVELPGVQDTAEAKRVLGRTANLEFRLVSDLNDQYIDPYTGKANQPLPPGTEAFAYRSLDSGQQLLLNRNRILTGERVQNASSGFSQDTGGAEVNITLDSAGGKLMADATRNAVGKRMAVLFIENKQKISYVTDPKTGVQTEVRTPYAESVVINAATVQAVLGSQFRITGLDSPQEAAELALMLRAGALAAPMYFVEERVVGPSLGQENIDKGVLSTQIGFLLVAIWMVVFFRLFGLIANFALVFNLAMILTVMSWIGASLTLPGIAGIVITIGMAVDANVLICERIREEMKWGASPKQAIVAGYDRAYNTIFDSNLTTFLVAFILFAIGSGPIKGFAVTLMIGIVCSMFTAITVTRAIVQLIYGKRRNLSKLSI from the coding sequence ATGCGTTATCCAGCATGGAAATATCTACTGATCATTGTCGTACTTGTGATCAGTACATTATACGCACTGCCAAGTTTGTACCCTGATGAACCTGCTGTGCAGATCTCAGGTGCTAAGGCGGGCACTCAGATTGATCAGAGTGTGGTACAAAAAGCAGCGCAAATTTTAAAAAGCGAAAATATTAGTACGCACGATAATAGCTTCACCAATAATGCCGCTCTGTTACGTCTTGATTCTACCGAAGCCCAGCTTAAAGCCAAGGATGCCTTACGCCGTGGTCTAGGTGAAAACTACGTGGTGGCTTTAAACCTTGCACCGACGACGCCAGAATGGCTACAGAAAATTGGTGCAAAACCGATGAAGCTCGGTCTCGACTTGCGTGGTGGTGTTCACTTTTTGCTTGAAGTGGATATGGATAAGGCCATCCAGCAACGTCTAGAAACCTCGGCGACAGATTTACGCCGCCAGTTACGTGACAACAAAATTAAATTCAACAGTCTCAGTCTGAATAACAATGCCATCACTGTTCAGTTTGCCAATAATGCAGACCGTACAGCCGCGATGGACTTCCTGCGCAGCAATGGCAATGAATTTACCCAGCAGGCACTTGCGACTGCCAATGGCTCAATGCTGAAATTGACGTATAGCGATGTACGCAAACAGGAAATTCAGTCCTATGCCGTCAACCAGAACTTAACCACATTACGTAACCGTATTAACGAACTCGGTGTGGCGGAAGCACTGGTACAAACCCAAGGTAGCAACCGTATTGTAGTGGAACTACCAGGGGTACAGGATACTGCTGAGGCGAAACGTGTTCTCGGTCGTACTGCAAACCTTGAATTCCGCTTGGTGTCTGATCTGAATGATCAATATATCGATCCTTATACCGGTAAAGCCAATCAGCCGCTGCCACCGGGTACCGAAGCATTTGCCTATCGTTCACTAGATAGCGGTCAACAGCTCCTGTTAAACCGTAACCGTATCTTGACCGGTGAGCGTGTACAAAATGCCAGCTCTGGTTTTAGCCAGGATACGGGCGGCGCTGAAGTCAACATTACCCTGGACAGTGCCGGCGGTAAACTGATGGCAGATGCAACGCGTAATGCTGTGGGCAAACGTATGGCTGTTCTGTTTATTGAGAACAAACAAAAAATCAGCTATGTGACCGATCCAAAAACCGGTGTTCAAACTGAAGTACGGACTCCATATGCTGAATCGGTCGTCATTAATGCTGCGACTGTACAAGCCGTGCTGGGCTCACAATTCCGTATTACCGGCCTGGATTCACCACAAGAAGCAGCTGAACTGGCCTTGATGTTACGTGCGGGTGCCCTTGCTGCACCAATGTACTTCGTCGAAGAACGTGTTGTTGGTCCAAGCCTCGGTCAGGAAAATATTGATAAAGGCGTCCTTTCAACACAAATCGGTTTCTTACTGGTTGCGATCTGGATGGTGGTGTTCTTCCGCTTGTTCGGTCTGATTGCCAACTTTGCTCTGGTGTTTAACCTCGCGATGATCTTAACCGTCATGTCCTGGATTGGTGCTTCACTAACCCTACCAGGGATTGCCGGTATCGTGATCACCATCGGTATGGCGGTCGATGCCAACGTTCTGATCTGCGAACGGATCAGGGAAGAAATGAAATGGGGGGCCTCGCCAAAACAGGCGATTGTGGCGGGTTATGACCGCGCCTATAACACCATTTTTGACTCCAACCTGACGACGTTCCTCGTTGCGTTCATTCTGTTTGCGATTGGTTCTGGCCCGATTAAAGGTTTTGCGGTCACGTTGATGATCGGTATCGTCTGCTCGATGTTTACCGCGATTACCGTAACCCGTGCCATTGTGCAGCTCATTTATGGCAAACGCCGTAATTTGAGCAAGTTGAGCATATAA
- the yajC gene encoding preprotein translocase subunit YajC — protein sequence MSLFISTAHAAGEAAQQPSLVANLLMIAAFVAIFYFLIWRPQAKRAKEHRTLVESLGVGSEVVFAGGLMGKITKIEGDFAAVELSHGVEVKIQRASVISVLPEGTLNNI from the coding sequence ATGAGCCTGTTTATTTCTACTGCTCACGCTGCTGGCGAAGCTGCTCAACAACCAAGTCTGGTAGCAAACCTGCTGATGATTGCAGCATTCGTTGCAATCTTCTACTTCTTGATCTGGCGTCCACAAGCAAAACGTGCCAAAGAGCACCGTACTTTGGTGGAAAGCCTGGGTGTAGGCAGTGAAGTGGTATTTGCAGGTGGTTTAATGGGTAAAATTACCAAGATTGAAGGTGACTTCGCTGCAGTTGAATTGAGCCATGGCGTAGAGGTCAAAATCCAGCGTGCCAGCGTGATTTCAGTCTTGCCTGAAGGCACCTTAAATAACATCTAA
- the tgt gene encoding tRNA guanosine(34) transglycosylase Tgt produces the protein MEFEKLGQSGRARRGRLTLEHGVVETPVFMPVGTYGTVKGMLPRDIEEIQAQIILGNTFHLYLRPGLEVIKEHGGLHEFIKWNKPILTDSGGFQVFSLGAMRKIKEEGVTFRSPIDGSKVFLSPEISMDIQHTLNSDIVMIFDECTPYPATHEEAQKSLQLSLRWAKRCKTQHHDVLNNKNALFGIIQGGMYEDLRDESLNGLLEIGFDGYAIGGLSVGEPKEEMIKVLDYLPHKMPEDKPRYLMGVGKPEDIVEAVRRGVDMFDCVMPTRNARNGHYFVTDGLVRIRNSKYRHDQSPLDPHCDCYTCQNFTRAYLFHLEKCGEMLASMLGTIHNLRYYQRLTQGMRDALDNGTFDEFVTDFYARRGLEVPPCPVD, from the coding sequence ATGGAATTTGAAAAATTAGGCCAGTCGGGTCGCGCCCGTCGTGGTCGTCTCACCCTTGAACACGGCGTGGTTGAAACTCCTGTTTTTATGCCTGTGGGCACCTATGGTACGGTCAAAGGCATGTTGCCTCGTGATATTGAAGAAATTCAGGCACAAATTATTTTAGGCAATACTTTCCACTTATATCTCCGTCCAGGTCTAGAAGTCATCAAAGAACATGGTGGCCTGCATGAGTTTATTAAATGGAACAAGCCGATTCTGACCGATTCAGGTGGTTTCCAGGTGTTTAGCTTAGGCGCCATGCGCAAAATCAAAGAAGAAGGCGTGACCTTCCGCTCACCGATTGATGGTTCCAAAGTGTTTTTATCCCCTGAAATCTCGATGGATATTCAGCACACCCTGAATTCTGACATCGTCATGATTTTTGATGAATGCACGCCTTATCCAGCCACCCATGAAGAAGCGCAAAAATCACTGCAACTGTCTTTACGCTGGGCGAAACGCTGTAAAACTCAACATCATGACGTGCTGAACAATAAAAATGCCCTGTTCGGTATTATTCAGGGCGGAATGTATGAAGATTTACGCGATGAATCCCTCAACGGCCTGCTAGAAATCGGTTTTGACGGCTATGCGATTGGCGGTCTATCCGTTGGCGAACCCAAAGAGGAAATGATTAAGGTTCTAGATTATTTACCGCACAAAATGCCAGAGGACAAACCACGTTACCTGATGGGCGTCGGAAAACCGGAAGATATCGTGGAAGCGGTGCGCCGCGGGGTCGATATGTTTGACTGCGTGATGCCAACGCGTAATGCACGTAATGGCCATTACTTTGTCACCGATGGTTTGGTACGTATCCGTAACAGCAAGTATCGTCACGATCAAAGTCCACTGGATCCACACTGCGATTGCTATACCTGCCAGAACTTCACCCGTGCTTATCTCTTCCACCTGGAAAAATGCGGTGAAATGTTGGCTTCGATGCTAGGTACAATCCACAATCTGCGCTACTACCAACGCCTGACTCAAGGCATGCGAGATGCGCTGGATAACGGCACCTTTGATGAATTCGTCACAGACTTTTATGCACGCCGTGGTCTCGAAGTTCCCCCTTGTCCAGTGGACTGA
- a CDS encoding LemA family protein — protein MGLIIFLLLMLAFGIAAIVIRNNIIRHHNATQRAWADVATYERQKVKVLDGLAPLVEQYAGFEKGTLEKVTELRQQIMTLNLDNTDISQLQRIESLNKELMQSLHVVVENYPELKANEVYLRMMNEIDEQNENVSAAISIFNRNVELFNNHIQIFPNNIVNTVTAGKKPIRSFRDNNLQNFDYRPNF, from the coding sequence ATGGGGCTAATCATTTTCTTGCTGCTGATGCTGGCATTTGGCATTGCAGCCATCGTGATTCGTAACAATATTATTCGTCATCACAACGCGACACAGCGTGCCTGGGCGGATGTCGCCACCTATGAACGCCAGAAAGTCAAAGTGCTGGACGGCCTGGCACCACTGGTGGAACAATATGCCGGTTTTGAAAAAGGCACACTGGAAAAAGTCACCGAGTTACGCCAGCAAATCATGACGTTGAATCTGGACAACACCGATATTTCACAGTTACAACGCATCGAGTCGCTCAATAAAGAACTGATGCAAAGCCTGCATGTAGTGGTCGAGAATTATCCTGAACTGAAAGCCAATGAAGTCTATCTGCGCATGATGAACGAAATTGATGAGCAGAATGAGAATGTCAGCGCGGCGATTAGTATTTTCAACCGCAATGTTGAATTATTTAACAATCATATCCAGATTTTCCCAAACAATATCGTGAACACTGTTACAGCGGGGAAAAAACCGATCCGTTCTTTCCGCGACAACAACCTGCAAAATTTTGACTACCGTCCTAATTTTTAA